TGACCTCAAGTGTCCAGCAAAGCATCcgaatattcaaaaaccgggaaaagattgtctggtattttctgccaaatgttcagcagttcgtccctggtaaaaatgactggaaaaagattactaaacacaggacaaacaaaaactTCAAAAGAATGGGAGCACTCCAACAAGGTGGCCATCCGCGGCGCCATCTTGATGTAACAACATgatgttgtctggtagggttgttgaagctagtATTGCTTTTCAAGCTTGTATGAATCGAACTATACTCGTGTGTTAACCGATAGCAATGTATCTACATTGTCGGGGGgtgttactgtgacatgtttacaaGTTTTTATGTCTTCTGAAATTGACTTGcatttttaagcatattattttcatgtttaataaactaTATTTTATCCCTATCATTATTGaatattaattttatgtttttagatTACTGTTATTGTGTGTATTCATAGACATACTATTTtagtattacggttcacttgcattatcagcTGAGGCTGtccaatataatataaaaataataaagtcttcatttgaactcgtatcagccatatcatgaGCATCACCCCTTAAATTGATAattgtagtacaatacaaacattaatagtagataaaacacttgaatttttttttttatttactggtaGTGATTTAAGGTGATTGAGTCCCCTGTTCTTTATgcaaaagtgctttgagtgtagtgtcagaaaaaggcTATAAGtgtaatattcattcattcaaaaaatgtaaaaaagagtgttggttatcttcatcaaagcaagtaacattttagttttaaagtttaattgtaTAACAATAATCAACATAAAAATACCACTTTATGACTCCGGCTCTGAAtatctccagtcatgatcacacacaggcgatgtcTAGGTAAggtcaaatcatgagattcattcGCGCAGACGAGCAGTGCCGAAACACTTAAAATTGCTTGCACTAGAGAGCACAAAGCCTAGCTTTAAGGCTAGTGATCCTCTTATCatgatttagtttttttgacTGGTTTCTTAGACATTTctagttaaagatacacattatTTTAGTTGTAATAAGtagtattttataaaaatgaataaatatgaaatattgagaaaaaaacctttaataattatatatagctATTACAAATTATTGTATTCAATTGTCTGACTCTGTGCTACGTTAAAACACACTCcttttgaaaaaattacatttaaatgtgtttatatattgttatatttgttCTTTTGAAATGCTACTTTCATAATCATGCTCTAATGTAAAGCTtactttgtttttttcccccaggtCCAGGTGCCCCCACCTAATGGAGAAGGTTGGCAAGGTGTGGAGCAACCTGAAGAGGGGATGTCAATCCCTGATCCACCCAGAGGGGGGCACCAGTGTTGAATCACCCCCACAGCTTCAACCACAAGCAGACACAATATGCCACAATGTGGAAAAGGCCCAGGGAGACAGCACACCGGAGGCTCCTAGTCCCTCTGGCATTGTTGCAGCACTCCCTCTAGTGGCATGGAGGACCAGTGGAAGTGTGGCACGACAGGGCCATAACTGTGTAGCGGATATGCCCCAGATACTAGAGATCACAGTTGAGCAGGACACTGAAGATGCTCGTGCCCCCCTGGGATCCCGCAGGGACTCTTATTCACGTCACGCACCGTGGAGCGGAAAGAAGAGACACTCGTGTTCCACTAAAGCTCAGGGTTCGCTGGAGACCACAGATCGCCAATCGGGACGATCTCGGCGCAGGCATGGGATTGGTAGAAGTCAGGAAGATCTAGAGCCAGGGGCAACACGCTCACTACGCCAGCAAATTCATGATACAGTGGGCCTGTGCCTCCCATTGCGCTCATCCTCTCAAAGCTCCCACCTTCCACCGCCCAAACGTAAGATCCAAATCACTGAGCTCATGCTGGAGACATGCCCCTTTGCACCGGGATCAGACCTTGCCCGAAAATGGCATCTTATTAAACAGCACACAGCACCAGTCATATTGATGCCAGTGGAGTCATTCTCAGATGCCTGTGGTGCTAGTTGTGCATCACCAGAAGATGAGGAGGAACGTTTGAGAGAAAGAAGGCGGCTAAGCATTGAGGAGGGTGTGGACCCACCCCCAGATGCCCAGATCCACACTGTGGAGGCCATCAAGGCCCCTCTAACTTCTCTTTATAAGCTGGCACCTAAGCTGACCCATGGAATGGGTGAGGCCCTAAGTGACAGCCAGGGAGCAATGGCAGTTAACTGTGACTCTGAGGATGATGACACCACCACTCTCTGCTTGCAAGCTCGCAGGCCCAAACAGCGGCATGCTTCAGCAGAGGGCCATCTGGGTGGCAAGCAGCCAGGGCCTTGGAAAGTACACACCCAGATCGACTACATCCACTGCCTGGTTCCAGATCTCCTACGTGTCACGGCACTGCCCTGCTACTGGGGTGTTATGGACCGTTATGAGGCCGAAGCGCTGCTGGATGGTCGGCCCGAGGGCACTTTTCTGCTTCGTGACTCAGCTCAAGAAGACTACCTGTTTTCTGTTAGCTTCCGCCGCTACGGTCGTTCGCTGCATGCACGCATCGAGCAGTGGAATCACAACTTCAGCTTTGACGCACACGACCCCTGTGTGTTCCACGCAGCCACCGTCACAGCACTATTGGAGCACTACAAGGACCCTAGCGCTTGCATGTTCTTCGAGCCGCTTCTCACCGTGCCTCTGCACAGGACCTTCCCTTTTGGTCTGCAAAGCCTGGCTCGAGCCGCCATTTGCCAGGGGATCACCTACGATGGCATCGGGGCACTGCCACTGCCCCCTGCTTTACAGGACTACCTCACGGTGTATCATTATAAGCAGAGGGTGCGGGTACGCTGGCTTGAGAGGGAGCCAATCAAGGCCAAGTGAAGCATGGCAGCATACTTCCCAACTTTCTAACCGGAGTAGTCCATTCAGCACTTTGCAGAGGTGGcgaaattacgtttttttttggCAAGGAAGGGTTTTGATGTTTGAGGATGTAGGTATGGAAAGAGGGACCTGAAACTGAACACAATATATAAGCTTCTatttagtggtcgaccgatatattgcaGAGACCGATAAATCAGCCGATATTCTGACTTGTTTAAATTGGCGGCATTGGCAGAATAATTTTCCCTTCTggcagatattttttattttatttttttagcgcaccgcctgcttgcatgtggagtgactgagacatgtaaacaaccagtcatggttcattttgttgttacgtgccatcatgttactacaataatagactggtgtgcaacacagtctcatttaaatgatCCACATATCGGAGCCACTGAAGACACGCTTGAGCTCATGTTGTTAAAGTGCTCTTccgtttcattctccctctcctcaacagttccatgTAACTTTAACTATCTTGCCTCTGATCTTGTTTAAACCGACGTAATAAACCAACCTGACACAACTTCAACAGATCTAGCATCCTGTGGAGCaatcataaatcttcctctgaagcacatattctaaCAATCTAtactcaacagttccctgtaacttttctaatgataaaaggcataTATAAATAAAGCGTGTATTATATTCTGTttgcaaatatgcatttattttgtttaaacagatgtcattcatgaacctcatgaaaatccagtgttttctttagggatgcactgataccactttttctcttccgattcagATATTGGAAATCTCCGTATCGGCCGATTCGATACGGTGTTGTTTTTTTGcgtaatcagtttagaatatctttacattattgtctggaactaattgggagtactctttaatatgttaaGAAACACAACtcttaactacacattatttcaatataaatgtatagcttaagaaaaactttattattaactagtatactggattaTGTagtagcaaaattaacagtaattccagtataagtcatcattagaggagtgttttttttttttgttgtttgtttgtttttttttttcataatatttttcaacttgtatctggatttttaaaggattcagaactcttttttttttaatttagttgcaAGACAttagtccacttttcattcacacagtttggaacccattcaaattaaatattattataatttgtaaactaataataatatattataatagtaatatatctcaatcgtgtaCCTttcacttttaaaccctcaccctttattttgacattctactTTTTCCAGGAAGTCCTTTatgtgtttgtaggcaagttcacagtagtttaattcgcttcttattcaaattctggtaaaaatgcaCCTCTGGTGCCGCTATTTTAAgtgctgagatgttgtttgtgagtagcgctcaaatattgctcaccgcttgaaggctaaaaatagccgagagtgtgtgtgtaatccGAGAAGTGCCATTCACTGATGCGCTGGAGCTGCGCatgcatttaatatatttacttataaaacacagccttttgtgattcacagagctattgcacgtcttcaagtggctttgaataaaatgcacgagtcaaatTAACTACTTAAACTATTTTATTGGttctttttatgtaattttttgattttgacagtaacgaacatgactaacatgGTATCGGATTTGATCGGGGGTCATCAGACCGATACCAATCcatttaaaaacgtcagtatcagagccgatCCAGGTAccggattggtgcatccctagttttctTTTCATCGatcactcatctaatatcttcctctgaatctcgtattccatcagccagaatcacaaacttcaggatcaaaagttcctctaattcacaaatcatgatggtcactcTGTGACAGTCCAAGTAGTTaatccaggctgtttaaactgtcaggagattgagtCTCGTGCTGGATCCGCACGAgcgtgtgagtgcaacttcaaggctgcatccgaaaacagaAAATCCTGCCTTTTGGAGTATGTATATGGAGGcacaatgaaaataaggtgcttttccaACTGTTCGGAGTCCAGTTTCCTTAAgtgttccattcattcaaaacagatgtcagttaagccattaactgattggGCAGCAAgatagcaagtcagctgcctacattttcagatgcagcccaaTCTAAAAGTGCATCACGTGtgctaaaaataaatgtcttattcactatgcactgtatgtacaattggtttgattcaatatttttttcaagtaaatgcgattgctaacgtggacatgccaccCATGGTTGCTgcactactgtgtgtactgttatttcctccttcctgatatattaacaatttcttcatgtgcaaacaaattactaaaatttgatgactaaccagaaatctgaagaaacggttatttaccatttaaaataatttaggttttgtgtgaaatttagtAAACATAGTGCTAATTaagagtattattattattttagcaattttatgtttgttatatactatattaaatggtgtgatatatcggcattgtatcagcctataggacaccctgctctctggatatcggcattggccaataaaaaacacttatcggtcgaccactacttatattgttttttgttatcACTCTAACAAAGAAATGCATATACAGTTAAAAGTGGCTCTCCAGTGTGCACATTTCACTACAGCTTCTGGACTAGGCTGACGCAGCAGAGGTCTTAATGCTagtgtatactttgtttttctggtTGTAATTACATCTTGTGCACATTTGAGTGCTATAGCCTTGCAAATTATACTTTTTGACCATGACTTTTTGACTGTACAGACGCGTTCAACGCATGCGCAGTACAACTGATACTCTATAAGACAGCCAATGCCAGGGGACAGTGGAGGATGGATATGTGATGGCGCGCTCAGACGTGAACTGTCCACGTGCCTAGAACAACCTGCCTACATGCACACTGTACGAGCATACTGTTGACGAAATTTGCGATAATTGCACTGTGCGCAAGATGAAGCGCCACGTGGAAAACTGAGGTAAACTTTGGCCTTTTAGTCTCACTTTTCCCTCCCTCAATTCCCATGGCCTTACTCAAAGAAAACAAGGGGGCTGCACTTCTACAAGATGTTTTCATGCCCCTTTCAAACATTCTATTGACTGCTTGGCATTGTGGTTTCACCTTGTTATTTCAGTTGTGCTACCAATTCACTTCCCTGTCTGCCCTTAATTCCCTTGCATTTaaattgcattaattattttgATCAAAGTAATATTGTTGACACATTTTGATGAGAGGGGCTTCTTTTTTTCTAGCTTCTTACATCATCCTTAGCTTTCATGGTGCTCTGTCAGAAGTTCCCATGGAAACATTTTGTGCTCATTCCATGGTTGGAGGCATTCTAGAGTaggaaataaaagtgttttgtcCTGCTCATAAAGAACAAGGCAGAAAGATACATGAAAGATGGATTGACTTGCAGTGGAGAGAAGGGCTGTTTGATGTTCTGCTTCCTTAACACTTCCGGAAAGTGATAAGGACGACGATGCACAACCTGTCAAAATAGTTACTCACTTTCTGCATTCTGTTTTTGTCGAAATGTTTTGTAATCATTAATTCCTACCACTAATTGCACAGGGGGATAtcgtcattttatttttttggtgaatggTCTGTCAGTGCCCTGGAAATTGGGCACTGATTAAGAGCACTTTAACTTAAATGTGCTTATGTTAGGAGAAGCAACAGAGGCAATACATAAAACCTGCTACACTGGGACCATTGATATTAGATAAACACTctcctttataaaaaaaaactaaaaccccccccaaaaaaaccacTATGCTCACTTCGTCAAAGCCACATTGCTCTTGAGAGTAATTTATGACCCCCATCAGTGCCACTGGATTATGTCATGCTGGCTTGTTGTGGGAGGCCTGCTTGATTCTGGAATGATTTTAGTAGTTAATCGTTCTGGATCAGTTCAGAGACCGTAATTAGCAATTACTTGAATTAATTTACTAAAATAGAGAGATTTGATGGTGAGAGAGGAAAAGACCCTATGTATAATGTCATTAGACACGTGTAACTCTTGTGCcgttttctcctccattttgtcccAACATCCACACCGTGTAAAAAGACCCAGTCActaaattcacacaaaaataaaaatcctgtcatcatttacttaacgtGCATGTCATTTTACACTCCTataaccattcacttttattgtatggaaaaacatgtaatggaagtgaatggggactaagGCTTTTAGTCCTTGGCAATACTGCagaacatgtccttttgtgttccactgaagaaagttaCTCGTATggggttggaatgacatgagggtgagtaaatgacagaattgttcattattgggtgaactatctctttaaacaaTGTGCCTAAGCTTTTAGTTCATTATATGGTGCATAAAGTAGAAGTTACTAACAGTAGTATAATTGGAAAAAACAGAGTTTCCATATTCCAATGACTGTGTCTGCAACGAGAGTCAATGGCACCATGAGAGACACAGTCATCCTCTTCATGGGCATTGTGCTAATGATGTATTGTGAGGACTAGTAGTGATATGGCTAATAATTCCCAAACCTTTCTGACTTTAACGTCTTGTTTTTATTGGATGAGACTGATCAGATACAATTGACAAATGCTAACATTAGGCTAATCTCAGACTCACAACACCCAAACAGCAGTGTGGTACAGTGCAACTATAACCAGctttgagagagtgagagagagttgcACTGCCCCTGTCCTCCCTGAGACTTCTGCTGACCTGAAAAGTTATCTCCCAGGCAACACAATCCACAGTTGTTCCTGATGTATTTAAAGTTGTCTTCCTGCAtgtcgtgttttttttttgttttgttttatgtgtcCATGCACAAGAGAGGATGTCAGGGACAGGAGGAGGGTCTTTTGTATTCTCACTCCCTATTTCTGCATAGTGTGGGTAAAATTAATGCAACATAAAACCGCTGCTGGGTTGGTGGTAGTGAAGCAGGTTGTCATGGCATCAGATGGATCTTATTTTGAAGGGGCCAGTTGTCCTTTTTGCTGCTTTTCTGTAAAAGTGTGTCATTCTTGGCTTAGCTCCAGACACTCTTCAGTGCACTAACCCATTAAACTTGATGTGTACCTATATACCTAGGTGTTACCTATATTGGgggattctcacgaaacctgaaAAGGAGGTGTCCTTGTCGTATTTTActctaaaatcaaatgaaaaagaaaatgtatattttacatatagAAAATGAATGCCTGTTTTGGGggcattaagattttttacatttttgcattattttcttgACTGCTACATACCTTTTTAACACCAAATTCATAGTACTCCTCCATTGGtgcagattataatttttttaaaatcacagagaaatgagaatcatcattgaaaacaattttAAGACCACATAAGGGTGAGCAAAAGTAGAGTGAGAATTATAATTCCTTTAAGTGTCttggaaataatgtcacaatgcaaaaaataatgttaatggtcctaaatgtatgCTTCGTTTTCTTTACACAAAATGTGCTAATTTTGGATGAAATATaaccacaacatttttttttaatgggtttcaTGAGAATTGCCCGTTTTCATCAGGGCTGCAACTATTGCTCAGTCAGATAGAGAAGGGAAATGTGGTGcctcttctctctcttttccctagttttacttaagtaatattaaaagtatatacagatattttcaaatgaaatatttttaatattaataattgtgaAGAAATGCAATAATGTCCTTGGGCTTAGCTATGTATAAGGATGACCTGTCTGAAGAACCTTGACTGAGAGGAAGGTCTCATTTGAAACTGTCCAGAAAGGGAGGAGGATCATTCATGTTCACATCATGGATTTGGTGCAATGTGTCATAAAGGTGTATGAGATAAACTATGGATTAATGTTACCAAAGATTCTGGTTTTCACGGTCATCGATTGAGAACGGAGAGAATGTTTCAATGTAAATGCATTCAGACATCATCCATGCAAAgtgattgcaaaaaaaaattgtcaagatTTGCAAAGTCAAAAAGGGGCCTACTTTAAGACCTAAGGGTGCTAATTTGCTCACTGTATGGATTTGGTCATTAACATGTAGATGTGCCTTTTTTAGAACCCTCTCTTCAAATAATCTAACTAGTCCCCAGTCTAGTTCcaatattttattctgtcatttaatagccctcatgttgttccaaacctttatgacaaTTTTATGGTAAATTTGTGTTAGCcacgacatgagtgtgagtaaatgattacagaattttcatatttggatgaACAATCCCTTTGCATTTTGAAGCAAATTAAAGCTAAATTCCCCATTGTAGACaatgcaatgtatgaattatttttattagtttttatgCAAGTCTGTAGTTGAATATATCATAAAAAGTCTTGTACACAATGCTTCTAATCCCCCATAGTTTTTAATCCTCCATATATTATGATCTAGATTTGCGTTTTCACAGGAAAAGTAGttaaatttctttttatttaatgtttatagacCATCAGGCATATGATTGACTCAAGTGATTGCACAGCAAGAGAAAAACATTTGCTTGAATGGAATCTTTTTCACAGATCACAAAGAGGGATGGAAGGTCATGATTCCGGGATGTATGTGATACTAATGCTTAGACTGGCAGCATGTGGCCTCACACATGATATGCCTGCCAATAGCCTTGGTAGAGTAGGTGGAGTTCATGTTATATCATTTAAAAGCATTCTCCTTGGACGTGACGATGTTATGGTACAAAGCGTTAGGAGAGTGAATATTGCAAGCCATTGTTTGTGCAGAGCCTTTCACGTTACCAACAGGAAACATTGATTTCTGTTGAATGTTATTTGGAATGTTTCAACTCATTGGGAGGTGTTCAGCAATGTTTAGACCGaaacaaaagtagaaaaaagACTGACTGCTTGTTTGACTTGTTCAGTTCTGTAaactaagataaaaaaaaaagtgactcaGATAAAGTAAATCACGAGCATCACcatggttacatgtgtaactttAAAGCTCTGTATGCACTTGGCCCCCTCAAAACACTTTTGCTTAAACTGTTAACATGGGTCTCCCTCACAATATCTTATAAATTACTTAattgtattttagttttatttacacACAGTTCAAGGTTTGTTCTGTACAATGTGATTACTCGCAACTCTCTTGATGTCATCtcttttctctttcactctctcttatGTACAGTTAATGGTCCCTACTCCCAGGCTGTTACTAAGTTGCTCTGTTGTATTATTTTGTTTGACTTTGAGTTACAGTTTGCTGTTTTGTGGGGCAGAGGGTCACTTCTCAGCATGCCCCTCTTTCACCAGTAGCTGTCACTCTTGGTGCTCTTGGTTTATGCTTCATTGTCTTAATATTCAAAAATAAACGTGTTGTATGTGTAATCTGCTTTTGtttgttctgtttctgttttcCAGCCTCCATtcctatacacacaaacacacctattTGATATCCAACATTTTAATTGGTCAGCTGAATTGATGTCTGCACCACTCTAtctattttaatcatttttgATACATCATGCAGGGACTGAATATGATTTGCAAAGGCCTGGTGGCCAATTATCTCAAtgggcccccctccacccaaacgTTGTTGGGGGGGTTTGGTTATGCCTAAAATGGTTTTCACACGGgggggtcaccaaactagatcgtgCAGCCTTACAGCCCAGGGCAGTCAAGGGCACCTGGGCAcaggccccattggcccggtcggtaatccgtcccagACATCATGCCTTGAACATGATTTGCTATTTGATAGTCAGTTGTAAGTGGTATTAAGGTAGGGACTTAGAGAGTATTTAAGTGGACAAAACTGAATGTAGTGCAGgctgagtcatcaatatttttggtcctgATTCCTGAAAAAAATGACTACATTTTAAATGCGTATATCTAAAAGTGCAAGTTTTTCCAATGTTTAGGACTTTCATTTCATGGAGTTTTTAAAACCTTTACATTTCAGCAGGATAAACAATTTAATtgattatataaaaaagaaataaccaTCCACTCCTTGATTAACACCTGTTTTTCCCCTGATCTCGCTGTCTCTTCTGTGGAGGGGTCAGGTTGACATGGGTCTGTCCTATTCTGCAGTGTGTTCCTTTTGAATTCAGGTAAAAATAGCAAGTGGGTTTTGGTTTTTCTACAGTAGAC
This window of the Xyrauchen texanus isolate HMW12.3.18 chromosome 40, RBS_HiC_50CHRs, whole genome shotgun sequence genome carries:
- the LOC127633579 gene encoding suppressor of cytokine signaling 5-like gives rise to the protein MEKVGKVWSNLKRGCQSLIHPEGGTSVESPPQLQPQADTICHNVEKAQGDSTPEAPSPSGIVAALPLVAWRTSGSVARQGHNCVADMPQILEITVEQDTEDARAPLGSRRDSYSRHAPWSGKKRHSCSTKAQGSLETTDRQSGRSRRRHGIGRSQEDLEPGATRSLRQQIHDTVGLCLPLRSSSQSSHLPPPKRKIQITELMLETCPFAPGSDLARKWHLIKQHTAPVILMPVESFSDACGASCASPEDEEERLRERRRLSIEEGVDPPPDAQIHTVEAIKAPLTSLYKLAPKLTHGMGEALSDSQGAMAVNCDSEDDDTTTLCLQARRPKQRHASAEGHLGGKQPGPWKVHTQIDYIHCLVPDLLRVTALPCYWGVMDRYEAEALLDGRPEGTFLLRDSAQEDYLFSVSFRRYGRSLHARIEQWNHNFSFDAHDPCVFHAATVTALLEHYKDPSACMFFEPLLTVPLHRTFPFGLQSLARAAICQGITYDGIGALPLPPALQDYLTVYHYKQRVRVRWLEREPIKAK